The Parambassis ranga chromosome 19, fParRan2.1, whole genome shotgun sequence genome contains a region encoding:
- the LOC114451642 gene encoding uncharacterized protein LOC114451642 produces MEKTFAYRRHEVIEDRPFIGEFKKRWPALFFEHEVEAEFKRITTAPLRSKFMQQLDHHSAKLMTIFKRKGGAAGRKIRNIMADLAKNDAIEMRRACVLKALMVYLNEDPEDLIKEYTDVEDNQEAMDQTVLGIFAIKRDGAELTDGLEDVGIIIEGVEVLHELDNIANAVAILFGLMYSLDLSYPTNLTYTFEVLQKLVMELDGKKLSTKAQVLKNKLFEGTF; encoded by the exons atggaaaagacATTTGCTTACAGGCGTCATGAGGTGATTGAAGACAGGCCTTTCATtggtgaatttaaaaaaaggtggCCAGCGCTTTTCTTTGAGCATGAG GTGGAAGCTGAGTTTAAGCGCATCACCACTGCCCCACTGAGATCGAAATTCATGCAACAGCTGGATCATCACTCAGCAAAGCTGATGACAATCTTCaaaaggaagggaggagcagcaggacgtAAAATAAGGAATATCATGGCTGACTTGGCTAAG AATGATGCCATTGAAATGAGAAGAGCCTGTGTACTGAAAGCACTGATGGTTTACCTCAATGAAGACCCTGAAGATCTGATAAAAGAGTATACG gaTGTTGAAGACAACCAGGAGGCTATGGACCAGACAGTACTGGGAATCTTTGCCATAAAGAGGGATGGTGCCGAGCTTACAGATGGCCTGGAAGATGTTGGAATAATCATTGAAGGTGTGGAAGTGCTCCATGAGCTTGATAACATTGCAAATGCAGTTGCAATTTTGTTTGGCCTCATGTACTCTCTGGACTTGAGCTATCCAACAAACCTGACGTACACATTTGAAGTTCTGCAAAAACTTGTGATGGAACTAGATGGCAAAAAACTCTCAACAAAGGCCCAAGTGCTAAAGAACAAACTGTTTGAAGGGACATTTTAG